The genomic region CCCGGACAAGCCAATGATCAGCTTCTGTTCACGATAACCGGGGAACAAGCTATCGATCACGATAGTTAATCATGAGATGGATCACGCATTGAGGAGGTAATGATGCAGATTTCCAAGGGGCTTCTAGCAGGCACAGCAGCACTTGCAGTTCTCGGCGGCACCGCCGCCTGTACAACAAACCCACAGACAGGCGAGCAGCGCATCTCGCGCGCGGCGATTGGCGGTGTCGCCGGCGCCGTGGGCGGATATCTGATCGGCGATCTCGTCGGCGGCCGACGCGACCGAACGGAACGCATTGTCGGCGCAGGCCTTGGCGCTGTCGCCGGCGTTGCAATCGGCACCTATATGGACCGCCAGCAACGCGAGCTGGAAGAAGCAACCGCAGGCACCGGCACCAATGTTATTCGCGATGGGGATAATCTTTATCTGCAGATGCCGGGATCGGTGGCCGAGTTTGATGTGAACTCAAGTGCGATTCGCCCGCAGTTTCGAGCGACCCTGGACGAGATATCCCAAACCCTCGCCAGTTATCCCGAAACCTATATCGACATTTATGGTCACACCGATTCGGATGGCTCGGATGCCTATAATCTCGACCTGTCGAATCGGCGGGCGGAATCAGTGGCCGGCTATCTCGCTGGTCGCGGCGTCAATCGTGTCCGCATCGCCACCGAAGGATTTGGCGAAAGCCAGCCGATCGCCACCAATGACACAGCCGCCGGCAAGCAGCAGAATCGACGCGTCGAAATTCGAATCGTGCCGATCACGCAACAGGATGTGAACGCGGTTGGCGACTGAGATTGAGTCTAGCCGCGGCGCGCTTGGAAAAACTCTCTAAGCAAAGCCGCGGCTTGATCCTGCCCGATTCCCGAATAGA from Parasphingopyxis sp. CP4 harbors:
- a CDS encoding OmpA family protein — encoded protein: MQISKGLLAGTAALAVLGGTAACTTNPQTGEQRISRAAIGGVAGAVGGYLIGDLVGGRRDRTERIVGAGLGAVAGVAIGTYMDRQQRELEEATAGTGTNVIRDGDNLYLQMPGSVAEFDVNSSAIRPQFRATLDEISQTLASYPETYIDIYGHTDSDGSDAYNLDLSNRRAESVAGYLAGRGVNRVRIATEGFGESQPIATNDTAAGKQQNRRVEIRIVPITQQDVNAVGD